A single window of Desulfovibrio sp. G11 DNA harbors:
- the dut gene encoding dUTP diphosphatase, with translation MGMPATRAADVALAFVRPGARECYARDSKDFLAPATSRSAGFDLRACLDTAEAVIAPGQRLKVGTGIAVQPQAADVAGFVYSRSGLGARDGLTVAQGVGVIDPDYTGEILVVLLNTSGQERRIANGERVAQLIFQPFIRPRWREVEELAPTGRGSGGFGHTGR, from the coding sequence ATGGGCATGCCTGCTACCCGTGCCGCAGACGTGGCCCTGGCCTTTGTACGCCCCGGCGCCCGGGAATGTTACGCCCGGGACAGTAAGGACTTTCTTGCTCCGGCCACCAGCCGGTCTGCCGGTTTCGACCTGCGGGCCTGCCTTGACACGGCCGAGGCGGTCATTGCCCCCGGGCAGCGCCTCAAGGTCGGCACGGGCATTGCCGTGCAGCCGCAGGCCGCAGACGTGGCGGGCTTTGTTTATTCCCGCAGCGGCCTTGGCGCGCGTGACGGCCTGACCGTGGCTCAGGGCGTGGGGGTCATTGACCCTGACTATACCGGAGAAATTCTGGTGGTTCTTCTGAACACCTCCGGGCAGGAGCGTCGCATCGCCAATGGCGAGCGCGTGGCCCAGCTCATCTTTCAGCCCTTTATACGCCCCCGCTGGCGCGAGGTGGAGGAACTGGCCCCCACCGGGCGTGGTTCCGGCGGCTTCGGGCACACAGGGCGCTGA
- a CDS encoding aspartate aminotransferase family protein has translation MSQAFAAVKAGEESLLCRSYSRYPVAVVRGKGARLWDVDGKEYVDLLAGIAVTTLGHCNDEVNAALAAQAEKLWHVSNLFYQEEQLELARLLLSTSHHNKAFFCNSGAEANEACIKLARRYMRKIRQRDAYEIITLNGCFHGRTLGALAATGRENLSDGFTPLPEGFRQVPANDLDAMSAAITPATAAVLVEVVQGEGGIVPLSGDYLRQLEALCRQHGVLFMCDEVQAGLGRTGTFWAFQNHGLTPDAISVAKALANGLPMGAMLATDEVAAGFEAGSHATTFGGGALVSGVATRVVEILLRDRLTERAAQLGAHMKHTLADMQERLPGKIVEVRGMGLMLGIELAVDGKAVWDELLHRGYICNLSHGTTLRLLPPLNIDQADLDGFLTTLEDILRNFTA, from the coding sequence ATGTCACAAGCCTTTGCTGCCGTCAAAGCCGGGGAAGAAAGCCTGCTCTGCCGTTCTTACAGCCGCTATCCCGTGGCCGTGGTCCGAGGCAAGGGCGCGCGATTGTGGGATGTGGACGGCAAGGAATATGTCGACCTGCTGGCGGGCATTGCCGTTACGACCCTCGGACACTGCAACGACGAAGTAAACGCCGCTCTGGCCGCACAGGCCGAAAAACTCTGGCATGTGAGCAATCTCTTCTATCAGGAAGAGCAGCTTGAGCTGGCGCGCCTGCTTTTGTCCACCAGCCATCACAATAAGGCTTTTTTCTGCAACTCCGGGGCCGAGGCCAACGAGGCATGCATCAAGCTGGCGCGCCGCTACATGCGCAAGATCAGGCAGCGCGATGCCTATGAAATCATCACCCTGAACGGCTGTTTCCACGGGCGCACACTGGGCGCGCTTGCCGCTACAGGACGTGAAAACCTCAGCGACGGCTTCACCCCCCTGCCTGAAGGATTCAGGCAGGTTCCGGCCAATGATCTGGACGCCATGAGCGCGGCCATCACTCCGGCCACTGCCGCGGTTCTGGTGGAAGTGGTACAGGGTGAAGGCGGCATTGTCCCCCTGTCCGGCGACTATCTGCGGCAGCTTGAGGCCCTGTGCCGCCAGCACGGCGTGCTCTTCATGTGCGATGAAGTCCAGGCGGGACTTGGCCGCACCGGCACATTCTGGGCCTTTCAGAATCACGGGCTGACGCCTGACGCCATCAGCGTCGCCAAGGCCCTTGCCAATGGCCTGCCCATGGGAGCCATGCTGGCTACAGACGAGGTCGCCGCAGGTTTTGAGGCGGGAAGCCATGCCACCACGTTCGGCGGCGGCGCTCTGGTCTCCGGCGTGGCGACCAGGGTAGTTGAAATCCTGCTGCGCGACAGGCTGACCGAACGCGCCGCCCAGCTGGGCGCGCACATGAAGCACACCCTCGCAGACATGCAGGAACGCCTGCCCGGAAAAATTGTCGAAGTGCGGGGCATGGGCCTTATGCTGGGCATCGAGCTTGCCGTGGACGGCAAGGCCGTGTGGGACGAGCTGCTGCACCGGGGCTATATCTGCAACCTGAGCCACGGCACGACCCTTCGCCTTCTGCCGCCCCTGAATATTGACCAGGCTGACCTGGATGGCTTTCTGACGACGCTTGAAGACATCCTGCGGAATTTTACCGCCTGA
- a CDS encoding AsmA family protein, producing MFLNARRLRLFARIFLALFLLLSALTAGAFYLLQRNPQALAEHFIKELSARTGLHITVDAVNVALFPVPALAVSTLAVTGENWQFTTAYATLRPDFAALVQGRLEPRNISLLRPRLSGAVAVSLSPDMDIKALLGSGGAQDSLLPGRCRLTVQQGDVRVQGAENSSLTIEGMQCDLEAKPGDSISGSLGWASAALVPPDGQPILLDSLYIDGKGSLKDMLAQPRLAASGVLRAPQWLPEMKFSLKLSPASVLPGSVLPGKQGLNLTADLEGSVSKDDTALPFRFMGGASWRQADPRRVDLEKLRLTFGPDDVSFNGALTINESSAPSLAGRLQLHRASLTRWLGFARNLAPGLQIALDELSDGLLVFDLDAAGLRVPHIEVTAAGSRFTGSGGVADWGKPEVALDLVSDNVNLGRAIPEAVGDLPAEPQFGHGPFTPMPGAPLMPGETGVDYNIRLAAKKVVYGSIVIDEALVVIRQGLLDAKTRLEDTLLLVEGKLYGGSVKGETILGGDKSTPYSIRLRARDVNGAALANDLKVMPVGSGRLRADVDVMSQGRELDVFLGKLRGSVTARAENGFLRPPPRISGGKKSSLAFSLLDVGLKVRTAAWDGERLGLEGQWTAALAAQGLNASTDINGRLWFSGDGADGGQMDFTNLPGSFSLRMDAERSLKPDGLHVQTSGRFSGQSSRNELSVSEAHINVLGVEAHGQASLASGKDGPFWQGKLSAYSPDIARTLRMAGMGRLSVPPSLNRIEVEARFRGTPDTLTLREIRAKTDQSVITGTLNVDWREQPALNFKLNADQINLDRYMSTAPAGKSKAGSKEWDFRFMRAFRAQGEMSVTRLTVMRFTVQNLRSRYKLENGRLTSDSITGQFYGAPIISKGTITFNKGLSFSNSLTINNFDLTEASNARGGSAALRGKGSVHSEIHASLTGPDQLPALLNGKWRVEVLNGSFQHRTPEGKLKGKPTPITASGASGSITNGVARSSDFYLKGSGLQVNGGGWIDFNSETLDCNFNVSMKNVPDFPLRLYGSLDNTKTSIGAGTLILNTLGDITKGFVDVLGGIVEGTWKLFR from the coding sequence ATGTTTCTGAATGCCCGTCGCCTACGCCTTTTCGCGCGCATATTTCTGGCGCTTTTTCTCCTGCTGTCGGCGTTGACGGCGGGGGCCTTTTACCTGTTGCAGCGCAACCCCCAGGCCCTTGCCGAGCATTTTATCAAGGAACTGAGCGCCCGCACCGGCCTGCATATCACCGTAGACGCCGTCAATGTGGCTCTTTTTCCCGTTCCCGCACTGGCCGTAAGCACGCTGGCCGTCACGGGCGAAAACTGGCAGTTTACCACCGCCTACGCCACCCTCAGACCCGATTTCGCCGCTCTTGTGCAGGGCCGTCTGGAGCCTCGCAACATATCCCTGCTGCGTCCCCGTCTCAGCGGCGCTGTTGCCGTTTCTCTCAGCCCGGATATGGACATCAAGGCTCTGCTGGGCAGCGGCGGCGCACAGGACAGCCTTTTGCCCGGCCGTTGCCGCCTGACTGTGCAGCAAGGGGATGTGCGCGTTCAGGGCGCAGAAAATTCCAGCCTCACCATTGAAGGCATGCAGTGCGATCTGGAGGCAAAGCCCGGCGACAGCATAAGCGGCAGCCTCGGCTGGGCATCGGCCGCCCTTGTGCCGCCCGACGGCCAGCCGATACTTCTGGACAGCCTGTATATTGACGGCAAAGGCAGCCTTAAAGACATGCTCGCGCAGCCGCGCCTTGCCGCCAGCGGAGTGCTGCGTGCGCCCCAGTGGCTGCCCGAGATGAAATTCTCCCTCAAGCTTTCTCCCGCCAGCGTGCTCCCCGGCAGTGTTCTTCCCGGCAAGCAGGGGCTCAACCTCACTGCCGACCTTGAAGGCAGCGTCAGCAAGGACGACACCGCCCTGCCCTTCCGTTTTATGGGCGGCGCGAGCTGGCGGCAGGCCGATCCGCGCAGGGTGGACCTGGAAAAACTGCGCCTCACCTTCGGGCCTGACGATGTCAGCTTCAACGGTGCGCTGACCATAAACGAAAGCAGCGCGCCGTCCCTGGCGGGCCGTCTGCAACTGCACCGCGCAAGCCTCACCCGCTGGCTGGGCTTTGCCCGAAATCTGGCCCCCGGGCTGCAAATTGCCCTGGACGAGCTCAGCGACGGCCTGCTGGTCTTTGACCTGGATGCAGCGGGCCTGCGAGTGCCGCATATTGAAGTGACGGCGGCAGGCAGCCGCTTTACGGGCAGCGGCGGCGTGGCGGACTGGGGCAAGCCCGAAGTGGCGCTGGACCTCGTTTCGGACAATGTGAACCTTGGCCGCGCCATCCCCGAAGCCGTGGGTGACCTGCCCGCAGAGCCGCAGTTCGGCCACGGGCCGTTCACGCCCATGCCCGGAGCCCCTCTCATGCCCGGTGAGACCGGTGTGGACTACAACATACGGCTGGCCGCCAAAAAAGTGGTGTACGGCAGCATTGTCATTGATGAGGCCCTAGTGGTCATTCGCCAGGGTCTGCTGGACGCCAAAACCCGCCTTGAAGACACACTGCTGCTGGTAGAAGGCAAACTGTACGGGGGCAGCGTCAAGGGTGAGACCATTCTTGGCGGCGATAAAAGCACCCCCTACTCCATACGCCTGCGCGCCCGCGACGTGAACGGCGCGGCCCTGGCCAATGACCTCAAAGTCATGCCTGTGGGCAGTGGCCGTCTGCGGGCGGATGTGGACGTCATGAGTCAGGGCCGTGAGCTGGATGTTTTTTTGGGAAAACTGCGAGGCAGTGTGACGGCCCGCGCTGAAAACGGTTTTTTACGGCCGCCGCCGCGCATCAGCGGAGGCAAAAAATCTTCTCTGGCCTTCTCGCTTCTGGATGTCGGGCTCAAGGTACGCACCGCGGCCTGGGACGGCGAGCGCCTCGGCCTTGAAGGCCAGTGGACAGCCGCACTGGCCGCGCAAGGGCTGAACGCCTCCACCGACATCAACGGCAGACTGTGGTTCAGCGGCGATGGGGCAGACGGCGGGCAGATGGACTTTACAAACCTGCCCGGCTCCTTTTCCCTGCGCATGGATGCGGAGCGGTCCCTCAAGCCGGACGGCCTGCACGTGCAGACATCGGGCCGCTTCAGCGGCCAGTCCAGCCGCAATGAACTTTCCGTGTCCGAAGCTCACATCAATGTTCTCGGTGTGGAGGCACACGGGCAGGCGAGCCTTGCCTCCGGCAAGGACGGTCCCTTCTGGCAGGGCAAACTTTCTGCCTACAGCCCGGACATCGCCCGAACCCTGCGCATGGCAGGCATGGGCAGGCTAAGCGTTCCGCCGTCCCTGAACCGGATAGAGGTGGAAGCGCGCTTCAGGGGCACCCCCGACACTCTCACCCTGCGTGAAATACGTGCCAAAACAGACCAGAGCGTCATTACCGGCACCCTGAATGTCGACTGGCGCGAGCAGCCCGCCCTGAATTTCAAGCTCAACGCCGACCAGATCAACCTTGACCGCTACATGAGCACAGCCCCTGCGGGCAAAAGCAAGGCAGGCAGCAAGGAATGGGACTTCCGCTTCATGCGGGCCTTTCGCGCACAAGGCGAAATGAGCGTAACCAGGCTAACGGTCATGCGCTTTACGGTGCAGAATCTGCGCAGCCGTTATAAACTGGAAAACGGGCGGCTCACGTCCGATTCCATAACCGGCCAGTTTTACGGCGCGCCCATCATAAGCAAGGGAACCATCACCTTCAACAAGGGCCTCAGTTTCAGCAACAGCCTCACGATCAACAACTTTGACCTTACCGAAGCCAGCAACGCCCGGGGCGGCAGCGCAGCACTCAGGGGCAAAGGCTCTGTCCACTCTGAAATCCACGCCAGCCTCACCGGCCCCGACCAGCTCCCCGCCCTGCTCAATGGCAAATGGCGGGTCGAGGTGCTCAACGGCTCGTTTCAGCACAGAACCCCGGAAGGCAAGCTCAAGGGCAAACCCACCCCCATTACCGCATCAGGAGCGTCAGGCAGCATTACCAACGGCGTGGCGCGAAGTAGTGATTTTTATCTCAAAGGGTCTGGCCTTCAGGTCAACGGCGGCGGCTGGATAGACTTTAACAGCGAAACACTGGACTGCAACTTTAACGTCAGTATGAAGAACGTGCCGGACTTTCCCCTGCGCCTGTACGGCAGCCTAGACAATACCAAGACATCCATCGGCGCGGGTACGCTCATACTGAACACGCTTGGCGACATTACCAAGGGCTTTGTGGACGTTCTCGGTGGTATAGTTGAAGGAACCTGGAAACTTTTTCGCTGA
- a CDS encoding glycosyltransferase → MQKLLWLGSPFFGAELRACGWQDVVLHNFDASCVFGWHDLVRLAGFVPDVLVVADKSRPPFVLGVENFPCLTVHYSVDSHIHSWQPFYAQAFDICLVSLRDHLARFSGPFLEQERVWWSPPFAHERDQPDADARYLWDCLFVGTVSPEMPLRADFMRRLGERISGLHIARGNYRQLFPQGRVLLNHCEHEDLNFRVFEALGCGGCLVTPRVGHGLADLFVDGEHLVGYAPGDVGDAEFRIRFLLEHPDVAAHIRGAGLAEVNARHRARHRAQAFTDGLCDVWTQGHEALVARRRERAGAVLEKSLRLLYLHWAEECADAAVRQAYLAAAGGRFGLGGDGGQQAECIRV, encoded by the coding sequence ATGCAAAAACTTTTGTGGCTGGGCAGCCCCTTTTTCGGTGCGGAGCTGCGCGCCTGCGGCTGGCAGGATGTGGTCCTGCACAACTTTGATGCCAGTTGCGTGTTCGGCTGGCATGATCTGGTACGCCTTGCCGGTTTTGTGCCGGATGTGCTCGTTGTGGCTGACAAAAGCCGGCCGCCATTCGTGCTCGGGGTGGAGAATTTTCCCTGTCTGACAGTTCATTACAGCGTTGACTCGCATATCCATAGCTGGCAGCCCTTTTATGCCCAGGCCTTTGATATATGCCTTGTGTCGTTGCGCGACCATCTTGCGCGTTTTTCCGGTCCTTTTTTAGAGCAGGAACGTGTGTGGTGGTCGCCGCCTTTTGCTCATGAGCGGGATCAGCCCGATGCCGATGCCCGGTATTTGTGGGACTGCCTTTTTGTCGGGACAGTTTCGCCGGAGATGCCCCTGCGCGCGGATTTTATGCGCCGCCTGGGGGAGCGGATCTCCGGCTTGCACATTGCCCGGGGCAACTACAGGCAGCTTTTCCCCCAGGGGCGCGTGCTGCTGAATCACTGCGAGCACGAGGATCTGAATTTCAGGGTTTTTGAGGCGCTCGGTTGCGGTGGCTGCCTGGTGACGCCCCGTGTGGGGCACGGCCTGGCCGACCTTTTTGTAGACGGCGAGCATCTTGTGGGCTATGCCCCCGGCGACGTGGGGGATGCCGAGTTTCGCATCAGATTTCTGCTTGAACATCCCGATGTTGCGGCCCACATCAGGGGGGCGGGGCTGGCCGAGGTCAATGCCCGCCATCGCGCCCGGCACAGGGCGCAGGCATTTACCGATGGCCTGTGCGATGTGTGGACGCAGGGACACGAAGCCCTTGTGGCGCGCCGCCGGGAAAGGGCCGGGGCTGTGCTTGAAAAATCGCTCAGGCTGCTCTATCTGCACTGGGCCGAAGAATGCGCCGATGCGGCCGTTCGGCAGGCCTATCTGGCCGCAGCCGGGGGGCGTTTCGGCCTCGGCGGGGACGGCGGGCAACAGGCGGAGTGTATACGCGTCTGA
- a CDS encoding adenylate kinase, with amino-acid sequence MNILIFGPNGSGKGTQGDLIKQKYNLAHIESGAIFREHIGGGTELGKKAKAYIDRGDLVPDEITIPMVLETLKTKGQHGWLLDGFPRNMVQAEKLWEALQKEGMRLDYVVEILLPRETAKNRIMGRRLCKNNNNHPNNIFIEAIKPNGDVCRVCGGTLSSRSDDQDETAINKRHDIYYNTTDGTLAAAYFFKKLADQGKTKYIELNGEGSIESIKETLLSKLA; translated from the coding sequence GTGAACATTCTGATTTTCGGCCCCAACGGCAGCGGCAAAGGCACTCAAGGCGATCTTATCAAGCAGAAGTACAATCTCGCCCACATCGAATCCGGCGCCATCTTCCGTGAACACATCGGCGGCGGTACGGAACTGGGCAAGAAAGCCAAGGCCTATATTGACCGTGGCGACCTTGTGCCCGACGAAATCACCATTCCTATGGTTCTTGAAACCCTGAAGACCAAAGGCCAGCACGGCTGGCTGCTGGATGGTTTTCCCCGCAATATGGTGCAGGCCGAAAAACTGTGGGAAGCCCTGCAGAAAGAAGGCATGCGCCTTGACTACGTGGTAGAAATCCTGCTGCCCCGCGAAACGGCAAAAAACCGTATCATGGGCCGCCGCCTGTGCAAGAACAACAATAACCACCCCAACAATATTTTCATTGAGGCCATCAAGCCCAATGGCGATGTCTGTCGCGTCTGTGGCGGTACCCTTTCGAGCCGGTCCGATGACCAGGACGAAACCGCCATCAACAAGCGCCACGATATTTACTACAACACCACCGATGGAACCCTGGCCGCCGCCTATTTCTTCAAAAAGCTGGCTGATCAGGGCAAAACCAAATACATTGAGCTTAACGGCGAAGGCAGCATCGAATCCATCAAGGAAACCCTGCTGTCCAAGCTGGCCTAA